From Vibrio aerogenes, a single genomic window includes:
- a CDS encoding ribonuclease Z, whose product MDILFLGTSAGVPTRKRNVTAIAVSENQSRNWCLVDCGEGTQQQLLRTHLSLHNLQAIFITHIHGDHCYGLIGLLASAGMSGRKTPLRIVAPQGIREWIEATKRHTQLFIPYELHFTEVESLTAINVGPFEVHTTELSHRVPSYAYRFTEKIIRTSLDTDKLKLQGIQPGPVWGKLRQGQDITHEGQQLLSQDFVQQEVQVRKIVVCGDNDHPQLLQSLCQDCDVLVHEATYTQDIAAKASDAGHSYAGLIATFAESMQLPNLILTHFSPRYQSDPEAPCSVEHIRREAYALYSGNLYLAEDFDHYQLMQHGEIKKN is encoded by the coding sequence ATGGATATTCTATTTCTTGGTACATCCGCTGGTGTTCCGACCCGCAAAAGAAATGTCACGGCCATTGCTGTCAGTGAAAATCAAAGTCGTAACTGGTGTCTGGTCGACTGTGGGGAAGGCACACAACAGCAACTATTACGAACCCACTTATCATTACATAATCTTCAAGCTATTTTCATTACCCATATCCATGGTGATCACTGCTATGGGCTGATCGGATTACTCGCCAGTGCAGGAATGAGCGGCCGGAAAACACCACTCAGAATTGTTGCACCTCAGGGTATCCGGGAATGGATTGAAGCGACGAAACGACATACACAACTTTTTATTCCTTATGAATTGCACTTTACCGAAGTTGAATCCCTGACCGCCATAAATGTCGGCCCCTTTGAAGTTCATACGACTGAACTCTCTCACCGGGTACCATCTTATGCCTACCGTTTTACCGAAAAAATCATCAGGACAAGTCTCGATACTGACAAGCTGAAGTTACAGGGAATCCAGCCGGGTCCGGTATGGGGAAAACTCCGGCAAGGTCAGGACATCACCCATGAAGGACAACAGCTACTGTCTCAGGACTTTGTACAACAGGAAGTTCAGGTCAGAAAAATTGTTGTCTGTGGTGATAATGACCACCCTCAGTTACTTCAGTCACTTTGTCAGGATTGTGATGTACTGGTTCATGAAGCAACGTATACACAAGATATTGCAGCCAAAGCAAGCGATGCAGGGCACAGCTATGCAGGATTAATCGCAACATTTGCAGAATCCATGCAGTTACCCAACCTGATTCTGACTCACTTCAGTCCCCGTTATCAATCAGATCCTGAAGCCCCCTGCTCTGTTGAACATATCCGCCGGGAAGCATATGCCCTTTATTCAGGAAACTTGTATCTTGCAGAAGACTTTGATCACTATCAGCTGATGCAACATGGTGAAATAAAGAAAAACTAA
- the cmoA gene encoding carboxy-S-adenosyl-L-methionine synthase CmoA, translating to MSYKDTIFSAPIDKIGDFTFDARVAEVFPDMIQRSVPGYSNIISAIGMMAERFARPHSNIYDLGCSLGAATLSVRRHIQHEGCKIIAVDNSQAMVERCRLHVDAYRAETPVDVIQADIREVNIDNASVVVLNFTLQFLPPDDRYQLLNQIYQGLNPGGVLILSEKFVFPDDKANTLLIDLHHDFKRANGYSELEISQKRSAIENVLQPDSIETHKARFHDIGFSSFDVWFQCFNFGSMFAVK from the coding sequence ATGAGTTATAAAGACACTATTTTTTCAGCCCCAATCGATAAAATTGGCGACTTTACGTTTGACGCCCGGGTTGCTGAAGTCTTTCCCGATATGATTCAGCGGTCAGTTCCCGGTTACAGTAATATCATTTCTGCGATTGGTATGATGGCCGAGCGTTTTGCCCGCCCTCACTCAAATATCTATGATTTAGGCTGTTCTCTGGGCGCAGCGACACTTTCTGTCCGGCGTCATATTCAGCATGAAGGCTGTAAAATCATCGCAGTTGATAATTCTCAGGCCATGGTTGAGCGTTGCCGCCTCCATGTCGACGCTTACCGTGCAGAGACTCCGGTGGACGTCATACAGGCTGACATCAGAGAGGTCAACATCGACAATGCTTCCGTTGTTGTTCTCAATTTTACCCTGCAGTTTCTGCCACCGGATGACCGTTATCAATTGCTGAATCAAATCTATCAGGGCCTGAATCCGGGTGGTGTGCTGATTTTGTCAGAGAAATTCGTCTTTCCTGACGACAAGGCCAATACACTACTGATCGATCTGCACCATGATTTCAAGCGGGCCAATGGCTATAGTGAACTTGAAATCAGCCAAAAGCGCAGTGCAATAGAAAATGTCCTGCAACCAGACAGCATTGAAACGCATAAAGCGCGTTTTCATGACATCGGTTTTTCCAGTTTTGATGTCTGGTTCCAGTGTTTTAACTTCGGCTCCATGTTCGCAGTGAAATAA
- a CDS encoding inactive transglutaminase family protein — protein sequence MTSRVPFYLCILILLATGIYLSVFRHQVYGVPWTPGKTRQVWDIEARIQFYAQGKEVKVSLAAPDTQNGFTLISQSASSPGYGVSYLESEKGRRAEWSIRHASGPQTIYYKTQFLVDPNAQADPKPPQYSPAPPRFTKPEEAAATALIHHATQLSSDDTTFARELIKALNDTESQNAQLLLNQLAKFKVTQALLSYSGIPNKIVGVLQLKDGRRRQNIEPMNQIWDGERWVVLNPKTGKQEKHPNLLVWDESNVSLLDVSGGKNSQVQFSMIAQDISAQEATNNKVNADGLLNLSIHSLPLEEQAMFKTIMLIPIGALIVVFLRVIIGLKTSGTFMPVLIAVAFVQTQLLPGIAGFLLIVGTGLIIRSYLSRLNLLLVSRISAVIIAVILMIALFTVLSFRLGISEGLTITFFPMIILSWTIERMSILWEEDGAKEVVLQGGGSLFTAILVYLGMTNTYIQHLTFNFIGIQFIILAVILLLGTYTGYRLTELKRFKPMAEEI from the coding sequence ATGACTTCACGCGTTCCATTTTACCTTTGCATACTTATTCTGCTTGCAACCGGTATTTATCTGAGTGTATTTCGTCATCAGGTCTATGGTGTTCCGTGGACACCAGGCAAGACACGTCAGGTCTGGGATATTGAGGCACGAATCCAGTTTTATGCACAGGGAAAAGAAGTGAAGGTCTCTCTCGCAGCCCCTGACACTCAAAATGGATTCACACTGATTAGCCAGTCAGCTTCATCGCCGGGATACGGCGTCTCTTATCTGGAATCAGAAAAAGGCCGGCGGGCAGAATGGTCCATCCGGCATGCCAGTGGTCCGCAGACGATCTACTACAAAACGCAATTTCTGGTTGACCCAAATGCGCAGGCTGACCCTAAGCCTCCCCAGTATTCACCCGCTCCCCCCCGGTTTACCAAGCCTGAAGAAGCCGCAGCCACCGCTCTGATTCATCATGCGACACAGCTTTCATCGGATGACACCACCTTTGCCAGAGAGCTGATTAAAGCATTAAATGATACCGAGAGTCAGAATGCCCAATTACTTTTAAATCAGCTGGCAAAATTTAAAGTCACTCAGGCGCTTCTGTCATATTCCGGAATTCCCAATAAAATTGTCGGTGTGCTCCAGTTAAAAGATGGCAGACGTCGTCAGAATATCGAACCCATGAACCAAATATGGGACGGAGAACGCTGGGTCGTTCTTAACCCTAAAACAGGTAAACAGGAAAAGCACCCGAATTTACTGGTTTGGGATGAATCCAATGTTTCATTACTGGATGTCAGTGGAGGCAAAAACAGTCAGGTCCAGTTCAGTATGATTGCTCAGGATATCTCCGCTCAGGAAGCAACGAATAATAAAGTGAATGCTGATGGTTTACTGAATCTTTCTATTCACAGCTTACCACTCGAAGAACAGGCCATGTTCAAAACAATCATGCTGATCCCAATTGGTGCGCTGATTGTCGTTTTCCTCCGGGTTATCATCGGATTGAAAACATCGGGAACATTCATGCCGGTATTGATCGCAGTCGCTTTTGTTCAAACCCAGCTTCTTCCCGGTATTGCCGGATTTCTTCTGATTGTCGGAACAGGGCTCATTATCCGGAGCTATTTGTCCCGGCTCAATTTATTACTGGTTTCACGCATTTCAGCCGTCATTATTGCTGTGATCCTGATGATAGCATTATTTACCGTCTTATCTTTCCGGCTGGGAATTTCTGAAGGGCTGACGATCACATTCTTCCCGATGATTATTTTATCCTGGACCATCGAGCGGATGTCGATTTTGTGGGAAGAAGATGGTGCAAAAGAAGTCGTTTTACAGGGTGGCGGCTCATTATTTACTGCGATTCTGGTTTATCTGGGAATGACCAACACCTATATTCAGCATCTGACCTTCAACTTCATTGGCATTCAGTTCATCATTCTGGCTGTGATTCTCCTGTTGGGGACATATACCGGTTATCGTCTGACGGAGCTGAAACGATTTAAACCAATGGCGGAAGAAATATGA
- the aspS gene encoding aspartate--tRNA ligase: protein MRSHYCGHLNKSLVGQPVELCGWVNRRRDLGGLIFIDMRDREGLVQVVIDPDMADVFETANQLRNEFCIRLAGEVRARPESQINRDMATGEVEVLAKHLEIINRSDVLPLDFNQNNTEEQRLKYRYIDLRRPEMSERIKLRAKASSFVRRFLDEHGFLDIETPVLTKATPEGARDYLVPSRVHKGQFYALPQSPQLFKQLLMMSGFDRYYQIVKCFRDEDLRADRQPEFTQIDIETSFMTADEVRQVTETMIRDMWQELLNVNLGEFPVMPFSEAIRRFGSDKPDLRNPLELIDVADLVKDVDFKVFAGPANDAKGRVAVLCVPGGAQLTRKQIDGYAEFVSVYGAKGLAWMKVNDRDAGADGVQSPVAKFLSASVIEALLDRTQAKSGDIILFGADKANVVAEALGALRLKVGLDLELTDLSAWAPLWVVDFPMFEEDDAGHLSAMHHPFTSPLGVTPEELIANPASANSNAYDMVLNGYEVGGGSVRIHDAAMQTAVFETLGIDEEEQKLKFGFLLDALKYGTPPHAGLAFGLDRLVMLLCGTENIRDVIAFPKTTAASCLMTDAPSPANPAALEELAVSVAVDKK from the coding sequence ATGCGCAGCCATTATTGTGGTCATCTGAACAAGTCCCTTGTGGGGCAGCCTGTGGAACTTTGCGGATGGGTAAATCGCCGCCGTGATTTAGGCGGTCTAATTTTTATTGATATGCGTGATCGTGAAGGATTAGTTCAGGTGGTTATTGATCCGGATATGGCTGATGTGTTCGAAACTGCCAACCAGCTTCGTAATGAGTTCTGTATCCGCCTGGCTGGTGAAGTCAGAGCCCGTCCGGAAAGTCAGATCAATCGTGATATGGCGACAGGTGAAGTTGAAGTGCTGGCAAAGCATCTTGAAATTATTAACCGCTCGGATGTGTTGCCTCTGGATTTCAACCAGAATAATACTGAAGAACAACGTTTGAAGTATCGGTATATTGATTTACGTCGTCCTGAAATGAGTGAGCGGATTAAGTTAAGAGCGAAAGCATCCAGTTTTGTGCGTCGTTTTCTTGATGAGCATGGCTTTTTAGATATCGAAACACCCGTGCTGACAAAAGCGACGCCAGAAGGTGCGAGAGATTATCTTGTACCGAGTCGTGTACATAAAGGTCAGTTTTATGCGTTGCCTCAGTCGCCACAGCTGTTTAAACAGTTGCTGATGATGTCAGGTTTTGATCGCTATTATCAAATTGTGAAATGTTTCCGTGATGAAGATTTACGTGCTGATCGCCAGCCTGAATTTACTCAGATTGATATTGAAACATCATTCATGACGGCTGATGAAGTTCGTCAGGTGACTGAAACAATGATCCGGGATATGTGGCAGGAGCTGCTTAATGTGAATCTGGGCGAGTTCCCTGTGATGCCATTTAGTGAAGCGATTCGCCGTTTCGGTAGTGATAAGCCTGATTTACGCAATCCACTGGAACTGATTGATGTTGCTGACCTGGTCAAAGATGTCGATTTCAAAGTATTTGCCGGCCCTGCAAATGATGCAAAAGGGCGGGTTGCTGTATTGTGCGTTCCCGGTGGAGCACAACTCACCCGTAAACAGATTGATGGTTATGCTGAGTTTGTTTCTGTATACGGTGCGAAAGGCCTGGCATGGATGAAAGTGAATGATCGCGATGCCGGTGCTGATGGTGTTCAGTCTCCGGTGGCTAAATTCCTGAGTGCTTCAGTGATTGAAGCATTGCTGGACAGAACTCAGGCAAAATCCGGCGACATCATCCTGTTTGGTGCAGATAAAGCAAATGTTGTAGCGGAAGCATTAGGTGCCTTGCGCCTGAAAGTGGGTCTTGATCTTGAACTGACGGATCTTTCTGCATGGGCGCCACTGTGGGTTGTTGATTTCCCGATGTTTGAAGAAGATGACGCCGGTCATTTAAGTGCGATGCATCACCCGTTCACTTCACCGCTGGGCGTGACTCCTGAAGAGCTGATCGCGAATCCGGCCAGTGCAAACTCTAATGCTTACGACATGGTGCTGAATGGTTATGAAGTCGGTGGTGGTTCTGTGCGGATTCATGATGCAGCGATGCAGACGGCGGTGTTTGAAACGCTGGGAATTGATGAAGAAGAACAAAAGCTGAAATTTGGCTTCCTGCTGGATGCGCTGAAATACGGAACACCACCGCATGCTGGTCTGGCATTTGGTCTGGATCGGTTAGTCATGCTGCTGTGTGGTACTGAAAACATTCGTGACGTGATTGCATTTCCGAAAACAACAGCAGCTTCCTGTCTGATGACTGATGCGCCCAGCCCGGCAAATCCGGCAGCACTTGAAGAGTTGGCAGTTTCGGTTGCAGTTGACAAAAAATAG
- a CDS encoding DUF72 domain-containing protein: protein MQKLQTKLPLRLGLTLWSHPQWQQTFYGRGTTASERLEKYAQVFHTVEGNTTFYASPASKTVSNWKAATHDDFRFTFKLPKEITHELMLTGCRHALHTFLTLLEPIHERIGLWTIQLPAAFGPEFFPRLQQFCQLFPAHFPLGVEIRHPAFFTKGPEEKTLNQWLIEQKINRIIMDSRPVFAAPPETPATIDAQRKKPRLPVHAIATAGKPMMRFIGHPALNENHIFFQPWLNKLTAWIHEGRQPYVMIHTPDNALAPELAQQLYQSLQQKTALPDLAAFPAMKEQNQLPIFPDEFS, encoded by the coding sequence ATGCAAAAACTACAAACAAAGCTCCCATTGAGACTGGGGTTGACACTCTGGTCACACCCACAATGGCAGCAAACATTCTACGGACGCGGCACAACAGCTTCTGAAAGACTTGAAAAATATGCTCAGGTTTTTCATACCGTTGAAGGCAATACGACGTTTTATGCATCACCGGCATCCAAAACAGTTTCCAACTGGAAAGCAGCAACGCATGATGACTTTCGCTTTACATTTAAGCTACCTAAAGAAATCACCCATGAGTTGATGCTGACCGGTTGCCGGCATGCCTTACACACCTTTCTCACTCTTCTGGAACCTATTCACGAAAGAATTGGCCTCTGGACGATTCAGCTGCCAGCCGCTTTTGGCCCGGAGTTTTTCCCCCGCCTTCAGCAGTTTTGCCAGCTTTTTCCGGCCCATTTCCCATTGGGTGTCGAAATACGTCATCCGGCATTTTTCACCAAAGGCCCTGAAGAAAAAACATTGAATCAGTGGCTGATTGAACAAAAAATAAACCGGATTATCATGGATAGTCGTCCGGTCTTTGCTGCACCGCCAGAGACACCGGCAACGATAGATGCTCAGCGAAAAAAGCCACGTCTTCCCGTTCATGCAATCGCAACAGCCGGCAAGCCCATGATGCGTTTTATTGGTCATCCGGCGCTCAACGAAAATCATATATTTTTTCAGCCATGGCTCAATAAGCTGACAGCATGGATTCATGAAGGCCGTCAGCCTTATGTGATGATACATACCCCGGATAACGCTCTGGCTCCGGAACTGGCTCAGCAGTTGTATCAGTCACTTCAGCAAAAAACGGCTTTACCGGATCTTGCTGCTTTTCCTGCCATGAAAGAACAAAATCAACTCCCGATATTTCCGGATGAATTTTCCTGA
- the cmoB gene encoding tRNA 5-methoxyuridine(34)/uridine 5-oxyacetic acid(34) synthase CmoB: MFDFANFYQLIAADPALQPWLNTLPARLTDWQNQAHGDSDRWQRTLKKISSSHPDIIELKDRVSVTNHEALPDGEKKKLESILKTLHPWRKGPYYLHDIHIDTEWRSDWKWDRVLPHISPLKHRKVLDVGCGNGYHMWRMLGEGAQLCIGVDPSHLFLIQFEAIRKLMGNDQRTHLLPLGIEDIPASEAFDTVFSMGVLYHRRSPLEHLQQLRNQLVPGGELVLETLVIEGDENAVLVPVDRYAQMRNVYFFPSSKALAIWLEKSGFTDIVIADESITTTDEQRSTTWMTHNSLPDYLDPADPSKTVEGYPAPRRAILVARKS, from the coding sequence ATGTTTGATTTTGCAAATTTTTATCAATTGATTGCGGCGGATCCCGCCTTACAGCCCTGGTTAAATACACTGCCCGCCAGACTGACGGACTGGCAGAATCAGGCTCATGGCGATTCCGACCGCTGGCAGAGAACGCTTAAGAAAATTTCTTCATCTCATCCTGATATCATCGAGTTGAAAGATCGGGTATCAGTGACTAATCATGAAGCATTGCCCGACGGTGAAAAGAAAAAACTCGAAAGTATTTTAAAAACACTCCATCCATGGCGCAAGGGACCTTATTATCTTCATGATATCCATATCGATACGGAATGGCGCTCAGACTGGAAATGGGATCGGGTTCTGCCCCATATCTCTCCGCTGAAGCACAGAAAAGTACTCGATGTCGGCTGTGGTAACGGATATCACATGTGGCGAATGCTCGGTGAAGGTGCACAACTGTGTATTGGTGTTGATCCCTCTCATCTGTTTCTCATCCAGTTTGAAGCCATTCGTAAACTAATGGGAAATGACCAACGAACGCACCTGCTGCCGCTTGGAATTGAAGATATTCCCGCAAGTGAAGCCTTCGATACAGTGTTCAGTATGGGCGTTTTATATCACCGCCGGTCACCATTAGAGCATTTGCAACAACTGAGAAATCAGCTGGTTCCCGGCGGAGAACTGGTCCTGGAAACTTTAGTGATCGAAGGCGATGAGAACGCTGTCCTGGTCCCGGTTGACCGATACGCCCAAATGCGCAACGTTTACTTTTTTCCCTCATCTAAAGCGCTTGCTATCTGGCTGGAAAAATCCGGGTTTACTGATATCGTCATCGCAGACGAAAGTATCACAACGACGGATGAACAGCGAAGCACGACCTGGATGACCCATAATTCCCTTCCTGATTACTTAGATCCGGCAGATCCTTCCAAAACTGTTGAAGGTTATCCGGCTCCGCGACGCGCGATTTTAGTCGCCAGAAAATCATAA
- a CDS encoding ATP-dependent zinc protease family protein, producing MLKRLALMMAISALTGCSSVKEDNFHKETISAIKNAELSISQRLVNLELQSSHQAKYIDGLETEINSLKHQVTRLNQHMYQFRKQKKSQEKTASVTQPEPEYPPVQDIPANKIILGRVEHVTIDSIRQTFNARVDTGAATSSLNAANIEEFERNGKKWVRFHLSENMKDTLKDHWIEAPVTRYVKIRQSTQNETERRPVVSLWISVGKIHERTEFTLADRSHMSHPVLLGREFIRDIALVDVSRKFIHTPNSKGSKNKS from the coding sequence ATGTTGAAAAGGCTTGCACTGATGATGGCAATTTCTGCGCTCACCGGGTGTTCTTCTGTTAAGGAAGATAATTTTCACAAGGAAACAATTTCCGCCATAAAAAATGCTGAACTGAGTATTTCTCAGCGCCTGGTAAATCTGGAGCTGCAATCAAGCCATCAGGCTAAATATATTGATGGTCTGGAAACAGAAATTAATTCGCTGAAACATCAGGTCACCCGACTGAATCAGCACATGTATCAGTTCAGAAAACAGAAAAAATCACAGGAAAAAACAGCATCAGTTACTCAGCCAGAGCCTGAATATCCGCCGGTTCAGGATATTCCTGCGAATAAAATTATTCTGGGTCGTGTCGAGCATGTGACAATTGATTCAATCCGGCAAACCTTTAATGCACGTGTTGACACTGGCGCCGCAACCTCATCGTTAAACGCAGCAAATATTGAAGAATTTGAAAGAAACGGTAAAAAATGGGTTCGCTTTCATTTGTCAGAAAATATGAAAGACACCTTAAAAGATCACTGGATAGAAGCTCCGGTCACGCGCTATGTCAAAATTCGTCAGTCAACTCAAAATGAAACGGAGAGACGACCTGTAGTCAGCTTATGGATCAGTGTCGGAAAAATTCATGAACGGACAGAGTTCACCCTGGCAGACCGATCACATATGAGCCACCCGGTTCTGCTTGGACGTGAGTTTATTCGTGATATCGCCTTAGTCGATGTCAGCCGGAAGTTTATTCATACACCAAACAGTAAAGGCAGTAAGAACAAATCATGA
- a CDS encoding alpha-L-glutamate ligase-like protein → MILSRLASPFQLKSKGILGMNQRNHSYIGRYNDRSRYPLVDDKLKTKIIAEEAGCTVPELIGVIRSQHEVKKIHQLVRQWPAFVIKPACGSGGKGILVIASHQGTTYTKPSGATISEEDLERHISNALAGLFSLGGKNDVVIIENMIQFDSCFHGFSYEGVPDVRVIVFQGYPVMAMMRLSTKASDGKANLHQGAVGVGIDVASGQAVRAVQFGRPLTHHPDTNRALSELKVPHWERLLVLAASAWEMTGLGYIGTDMVLDKEQGPMVLELNARPGLAIQIANGAGLLPRLKHIENIKPSFAPPSPLQRVRYSQHTFGQDQPAEISIHETVSTV, encoded by the coding sequence ATGATACTGAGCAGGCTAGCCTCCCCTTTTCAGCTAAAAAGTAAAGGGATTCTTGGCATGAATCAACGGAATCACAGCTATATCGGACGGTATAATGATCGGTCCCGGTATCCTTTGGTTGATGACAAATTAAAGACTAAAATAATCGCTGAGGAAGCCGGATGTACCGTTCCGGAGTTAATCGGTGTGATTCGCAGCCAGCATGAAGTCAAAAAGATTCATCAGCTTGTCAGACAGTGGCCCGCCTTTGTGATTAAACCGGCATGCGGGAGTGGTGGAAAAGGAATTCTGGTGATCGCTTCTCATCAGGGCACAACCTATACAAAACCATCCGGAGCTACCATTTCCGAAGAAGACTTAGAGCGTCACATCAGTAATGCACTGGCCGGGTTATTTTCTCTCGGAGGCAAGAATGATGTGGTGATTATCGAAAATATGATTCAGTTTGATTCATGCTTCCATGGTTTCAGTTATGAAGGTGTGCCTGACGTCCGGGTTATTGTCTTTCAGGGTTACCCGGTCATGGCAATGATGCGCCTTTCAACCAAAGCTTCTGACGGAAAAGCAAATCTTCATCAGGGTGCTGTTGGCGTCGGCATTGATGTTGCCAGTGGTCAGGCCGTCCGCGCAGTTCAGTTTGGCCGGCCTTTGACTCACCATCCTGATACAAACCGCGCTTTATCAGAGCTCAAAGTACCTCACTGGGAGCGTTTATTAGTTCTGGCAGCCAGTGCCTGGGAAATGACCGGGCTTGGCTACATTGGAACAGATATGGTGCTCGATAAAGAACAGGGGCCAATGGTACTGGAGCTGAATGCCCGTCCAGGTCTGGCAATTCAGATAGCCAATGGTGCCGGACTGTTACCCCGTCTGAAACATATCGAGAATATCAAACCATCTTTTGCTCCGCCTTCTCCCCTTCAGCGGGTCAGATATTCACAACACACGTTTGGTCAGGATCAGCCAGCAGAAATTTCAATCCATGAGACAGTTTCGACTGTCTGA